The following are encoded together in the Thalassolituus oleivorans MIL-1 genome:
- a CDS encoding cell division protein ZipA C-terminal FtsZ-binding domain-containing protein, with protein MKRARAEALRLDIPSGGHNLPEDDFNPELPGKARVIGHTANSDEEDSLAVLMSGKDEDSADIPADAVSFSALDDVKPSIKSPQKPPQPLKPSTLANYNKPKTTSTFAKHKESHPAPHKPVEIPNSPLIPKARPVNLDEQVPVLLDVEELGSDDAFADGILSAPRVVGETTKKEKENVSQPKVDVTIQDAEDAAEAEAEADLPQVEDPDTVNDPHLEDEVESLLPENTISQPVNFAGPNAEVLANRPDAELVLVIHTIARDPEGFSGKDLLFLFNSCDLRYGEKNIFHRFEDADGQGNIQFSVAQSHEPGVFAPGQMAEQMFTGLSFFMSLPGAKRPLEAYEAMSEMAMVVSRNLKADVLDGTHSAMTSQTREHERQQILDYERQQRLRAKKQRH; from the coding sequence ATGAAACGTGCCCGTGCAGAGGCACTACGTTTGGATATCCCTAGTGGCGGACACAACCTTCCTGAAGATGACTTCAATCCTGAATTGCCCGGCAAAGCTCGGGTTATTGGCCATACGGCTAATAGCGACGAAGAAGATTCATTAGCAGTGCTTATGTCTGGTAAAGACGAAGACTCAGCCGATATTCCTGCTGACGCAGTGTCGTTCTCAGCGCTCGACGATGTCAAACCATCGATTAAATCGCCGCAGAAACCACCTCAGCCTCTGAAGCCGTCCACGCTAGCGAATTATAACAAGCCGAAAACCACCTCTACCTTTGCCAAGCATAAAGAAAGTCATCCTGCTCCGCATAAGCCCGTTGAAATCCCAAATTCTCCACTAATTCCGAAAGCGCGCCCAGTGAATCTGGATGAACAAGTGCCGGTGTTGTTGGATGTTGAAGAGCTGGGTTCAGATGATGCGTTTGCCGACGGTATTTTATCGGCCCCTCGTGTCGTGGGTGAAACCACAAAGAAAGAAAAAGAAAACGTTTCGCAGCCAAAAGTCGATGTCACCATACAAGACGCTGAAGATGCTGCGGAAGCGGAGGCGGAAGCAGACCTTCCTCAAGTAGAAGATCCTGACACCGTAAATGATCCGCATCTAGAAGACGAAGTTGAAAGCCTACTACCTGAAAATACGATTTCTCAGCCGGTAAATTTTGCTGGCCCAAATGCCGAAGTATTAGCGAACCGCCCTGATGCTGAATTGGTATTAGTGATTCATACTATTGCTCGTGATCCAGAGGGTTTTTCTGGTAAAGATTTACTGTTTTTGTTCAATAGTTGTGATTTACGTTACGGCGAAAAGAATATCTTCCATCGCTTTGAAGATGCCGATGGCCAAGGCAATATTCAGTTCTCGGTTGCTCAAAGCCATGAGCCGGGCGTATTTGCACCAGGACAAATGGCCGAGCAAATGTTTACCGGATTGAGTTTCTTTATGAGTTTGCCGGGAGCTAAGCGCCCGTTAGAAGCCTACGAAGCCATGTCTGAAATGGCGATGGTTGTATCGCGTAATTTAAAAGCCGACGTACTTGATGGCACACACAGCGCCATGACTTCGCAAACACGTGAACACGAACGCCAACAAATTTTAGATTACGAGCGCCAACAGCGCTTGCGGGCAAAAAAACAGCGTCACTAA
- the ligA gene encoding NAD-dependent DNA ligase LigA — translation MSQHDLFSDDASASTSTANTSATNSAPSEQIIALREQINLHNHRYYVLDEPSIPDAEYDRLLRELQTLEQENPSLVTPDSPTQRVGAAPLAGFTSVTHERPMLSLDNAMNGEEFIAFDQRVLDRLKSTDTVEYACEPKLDGLAISLLYEDGLLVRAATRGDGQTGEDVTQNVRTIKNVPLRLRGDDYPQRIEIRGEVYMLKAGFEAYNERARANDTKLFANPRNAAAGSLRQLDPQITAQRPLEFCAYSIGVVSDEATLPNTHADILYKLKEWGVRINEEMRVVQGIAEAEAFFQQLGEKRHSLAYEIDGTVFKVNDLTLQERLGFVARAPRWAIAYKFPAVEQMTELLGVDFQVGRTGALTPVARLQPVHVAGVTVSNATLHNMDEVARLGVRIGDTVIIRRAGDVIPQIVSVVEDRRPETTIEITMPETCPVCDSHIEKVEGEAVARCTGGLVCSAQRKEAIKHFASRKALDVEGLGDKLIDQLVDAGLIDSVDDLFHLTLEQLSGLERMAEKSAQNVLDALETAKKTTLGRFLYALGIREVGTVTAQNLAAHFGFLERIMNASNEQLLEVADVGVIVAAHVTNFFAEEHNRTVIEQLQKAGISWEEQEPTKAEDAPLSGQIAVITGTLSDITREQAKTLLERLGVKVTGSVSAKTDFLVAGEKAGSKLAKAQQLDVTVLDEAAFIEMLAEHGLSVADA, via the coding sequence ATGAGCCAACACGATTTATTTTCCGACGACGCCAGCGCGTCGACTTCTACTGCTAATACTTCTGCAACTAATAGCGCACCTTCCGAACAAATAATCGCCTTACGTGAGCAAATTAATTTACATAATCATCGTTATTACGTTTTAGATGAACCGAGTATTCCTGATGCGGAGTACGATCGCTTATTGCGCGAATTACAAACCTTAGAGCAAGAGAATCCGAGCTTAGTCACCCCCGACTCGCCAACACAAAGAGTAGGCGCTGCTCCACTCGCTGGCTTCACCAGCGTAACTCATGAACGCCCTATGTTATCGCTGGATAACGCCATGAACGGCGAAGAATTTATTGCTTTTGATCAACGCGTTTTAGATCGTTTAAAAAGCACGGATACCGTTGAATATGCTTGTGAACCAAAACTTGATGGATTGGCCATTAGTCTATTGTACGAAGACGGATTATTAGTGCGTGCCGCCACTCGTGGCGATGGTCAAACCGGTGAAGACGTGACTCAAAACGTACGCACCATTAAAAATGTGCCTTTGCGTTTACGCGGTGATGATTACCCGCAACGCATCGAAATTCGTGGCGAAGTGTATATGCTTAAAGCAGGCTTTGAAGCTTACAACGAACGGGCGCGTGCGAACGATACTAAGTTATTTGCTAACCCTCGCAATGCCGCGGCAGGTTCATTACGTCAGCTTGATCCGCAAATTACCGCACAACGCCCACTCGAATTTTGCGCGTACAGCATTGGCGTTGTTAGTGACGAAGCGACCTTACCCAATACCCATGCCGATATTCTGTATAAATTAAAAGAATGGGGTGTTCGTATTAACGAAGAAATGCGAGTAGTGCAGGGTATTGCAGAAGCCGAAGCCTTTTTTCAGCAGCTTGGCGAAAAACGTCATTCGTTAGCGTATGAAATCGACGGCACCGTATTTAAAGTAAACGATCTAACCCTACAGGAACGCCTAGGCTTTGTTGCCCGTGCGCCACGTTGGGCTATTGCTTATAAATTCCCTGCCGTAGAACAAATGACCGAATTACTGGGTGTTGATTTTCAAGTAGGGCGCACGGGGGCATTAACTCCTGTAGCGCGCCTTCAGCCCGTGCATGTGGCCGGTGTTACCGTGAGCAATGCCACATTGCACAATATGGACGAAGTCGCGCGCCTAGGCGTGCGTATTGGCGATACCGTGATTATTCGTCGTGCCGGTGATGTTATTCCACAAATTGTATCGGTAGTGGAAGATCGTCGCCCTGAAACCACGATTGAAATCACTATGCCCGAAACCTGCCCCGTGTGTGATTCGCACATCGAAAAGGTAGAAGGCGAAGCCGTGGCGCGCTGTACCGGCGGCCTAGTGTGCTCAGCGCAACGCAAAGAAGCGATCAAACACTTCGCCTCGCGTAAAGCATTAGATGTTGAAGGCTTAGGCGATAAATTAATTGATCAACTAGTGGACGCCGGATTAATTGACTCAGTAGATGATTTATTTCATCTCACATTAGAGCAGTTATCAGGCCTTGAACGCATGGCCGAAAAATCCGCACAAAATGTATTAGATGCACTCGAAACCGCGAAAAAAACCACCCTAGGCCGGTTTTTATACGCACTCGGTATTCGTGAAGTCGGAACTGTCACCGCTCAGAATTTAGCCGCACATTTTGGCTTTCTAGAACGCATCATGAACGCCAGCAACGAACAGCTATTAGAAGTTGCCGATGTGGGCGTTATCGTTGCCGCTCATGTCACCAACTTCTTTGCCGAAGAACACAACCGCACCGTCATAGAACAACTGCAAAAAGCCGGTATTAGCTGGGAAGAACAAGAGCCGACAAAAGCCGAAGATGCGCCTCTTAGTGGGCAAATAGCGGTTATCACTGGAACCCTCAGCGACATTACCCGTGAACAAGCCAAAACCCTACTCGAACGCCTAGGCGTAAAAGTAACCGGCAGCGTATCCGCCAAAACCGACTTCCTCGTTGCTGGCGAAAAAGCAGGCTCCAAATTAGCCAAAGCCCAACAGCTAGACGTCACGGTATTGGATGAAGCTGCGTTTATTGAAATGCTGGCCGAGCATGGATTGAGTGTTGCTGACGCGTAA
- a CDS encoding NADPH-dependent FMN reductase, with protein sequence MKLLALSGSLRRTSYNTAAIQALKRLAPTSIEIVIGDISSLPLFNPDIENNDIPTVQALKSNLAQASGLIIASPEYAHGISGPMKNALDWLVSGVEFPYKPIMLVNTSPRASHALNALIEVITTMSGDIIESANVTVPLLSSELDADGIVENREISAVLSNGLKEFCQRIEASIP encoded by the coding sequence ATGAAACTACTGGCCCTCTCTGGCAGCCTGCGCCGTACGTCGTACAATACTGCCGCCATTCAAGCACTAAAACGGCTTGCCCCAACGAGTATTGAGATTGTTATTGGCGACATTAGCTCGTTGCCCCTGTTCAACCCTGACATTGAGAATAATGATATTCCTACGGTGCAAGCGCTTAAGTCTAATTTAGCGCAGGCCTCGGGCTTAATCATCGCGAGCCCTGAATATGCTCATGGCATTAGCGGGCCGATGAAGAATGCCTTAGATTGGCTAGTCAGCGGTGTTGAATTTCCTTATAAGCCGATCATGTTGGTCAACACCTCACCGCGAGCGTCGCATGCGCTGAATGCGTTAATTGAAGTGATCACTACGATGTCGGGCGATATCATCGAAAGCGCAAACGTTACCGTTCCCTTGTTGAGTAGCGAACTGGATGCGGATGGTATTGTGGAAAACCGAGAAATCTCAGCAGTGCTGAGTAATGGCCTTAAAGAATTTTGCCAGAGGATTGAAGCGTCAATCCCGTAG
- a CDS encoding type 1 glutamine amidotransferase → MRAHYLQHVSFEGLGSIESWLVNAGYEISNTPLYSSAVFPDIESIDFLVVMGGPMSVNDEAEYPWLAQEKDFIKQAIDLGIPVLGICLGAQLIADTMGGKVFPNTVKEIGWFPITAVNSEASSTFQFPKEIDVFHWHGETFSLPEGAVQIAKSQGCENQAFQLGRNVIGLQFHLETTPVSAQALVTNCRDELVGGEYIQSEAEILAAVKESYTSINSLMTRVLEYLHEAR, encoded by the coding sequence ATGCGAGCACATTACTTACAGCATGTATCGTTTGAAGGTTTAGGAAGCATAGAATCTTGGCTTGTAAATGCAGGCTACGAAATCTCAAATACGCCACTTTATAGTTCAGCCGTTTTCCCTGATATCGAGAGTATTGATTTTCTCGTTGTTATGGGTGGCCCTATGAGTGTTAACGATGAAGCTGAATATCCGTGGTTAGCGCAAGAAAAAGACTTCATAAAGCAGGCCATTGATTTAGGAATACCTGTACTGGGTATTTGTTTAGGAGCACAACTAATTGCCGATACGATGGGCGGTAAGGTCTTTCCTAATACCGTAAAAGAAATTGGCTGGTTTCCCATAACAGCGGTTAATTCAGAAGCTAGCTCAACGTTTCAGTTTCCAAAAGAAATCGACGTATTCCATTGGCACGGTGAAACCTTCAGCCTGCCCGAGGGTGCTGTGCAAATAGCAAAAAGCCAAGGGTGTGAAAATCAGGCATTCCAGCTCGGTCGTAATGTTATTGGGTTGCAGTTTCATCTCGAAACTACGCCGGTATCGGCGCAAGCTCTTGTTACGAATTGCAGAGACGAGTTGGTGGGGGGAGAATACATTCAGTCAGAAGCCGAAATTTTGGCCGCGGTGAAAGAAAGTTACACATCAATAAATAGCCTGATGACCAGAGTTCTTGAATATTTGCACGAAGCTCGATAA
- a CDS encoding GFA family protein: MTFPIQGSCQCGQVTYKLLSEPLMVVACHCKECQKLSTSAFSITALVNADTVEFNGEMKEWIRVAESGNLNGAKFCPTCGNRIYHFNPAEPDKIKLKPSNLSDTGIIHPVAHVWVSEKQDWYVIPEGVAVYDKQP; this comes from the coding sequence ATGACATTCCCGATACAAGGATCATGTCAGTGTGGTCAAGTGACATATAAATTGCTATCTGAGCCACTAATGGTCGTTGCATGTCACTGCAAAGAATGCCAAAAGCTTTCCACCAGTGCGTTTAGTATCACCGCACTGGTGAATGCTGATACCGTCGAATTTAATGGCGAGATGAAGGAGTGGATAAGAGTTGCAGAAAGTGGAAACTTAAACGGAGCGAAATTTTGCCCTACATGTGGCAATCGCATTTATCATTTCAATCCAGCTGAACCTGATAAGATCAAGCTTAAACCATCGAATTTATCGGATACCGGCATTATTCATCCAGTAGCGCATGTTTGGGTAAGTGAAAAGCAAGATTGGTATGTGATCCCTGAAGGTGTCGCGGTTTATGATAAGCAGCCGTGA
- a CDS encoding GNAT family N-acetyltransferase, translating to MINLREFLPEDASALVELLNNHNVTRYLSSRMPTPYSEDDANWWISTGSKVGIVRAITLNDELIGCVGAEPGLFEGCRSAEIGYWLGEPFWGAGYASQATNALTDMIFSTTDIVRIYGTVFDPNKASMHVLEKCGFQREGIFHKACYKNGEFYDKHVFAKVQL from the coding sequence ATGATTAACCTTCGAGAGTTTTTACCAGAAGATGCCAGTGCATTAGTGGAATTATTAAATAATCACAACGTTACCAGATATCTATCTTCTCGAATGCCGACTCCATATTCAGAAGATGATGCAAATTGGTGGATTTCTACCGGTAGTAAAGTCGGTATTGTTCGTGCAATTACGCTCAACGACGAATTGATCGGCTGCGTTGGTGCTGAGCCCGGGCTATTCGAAGGCTGCAGATCCGCAGAAATAGGCTACTGGCTTGGTGAGCCGTTTTGGGGAGCTGGTTACGCAAGCCAAGCCACTAACGCGTTAACCGATATGATCTTCTCTACTACTGATATTGTTCGTATCTACGGTACTGTGTTTGACCCCAATAAAGCATCGATGCACGTACTAGAAAAATGCGGCTTTCAGCGCGAGGGGATATTCCACAAAGCATGTTATAAAAACGGTGAATTTTACGATAAGCACGTTTTTGCCAAAGTTCAGTTGTGA
- a CDS encoding permease, with product MLSIFTDLADWMAYTLFGLLPGSKLGGAVHFFIEDTTKIFFLLVLMIYFIALIRASLNIEKVRDYLAGKNRFIGYFMGSIFGAITPFCSCSSIPVFLGFTSGGIPVGITMAFLLTSPLINEVAVLLLLSLVGWEITLAYVLVGLVIGIAGGMFLDLIHAERLLQPFALKAYQSANPATVSERVNTPKLTAKERHEFAKHELLDILSRVWKWVFIGVGLGAALHGYVPVEWIETNLGSGQWWSVPMAVLLGIPLYSNATGVIPVMESLITKGLPIGTTLAFCMSTVAASFPEFILLKQVMTWKLLAIILALLLFSFTVMGWSLNAVSFS from the coding sequence GTGCTGAGTATTTTTACTGATCTAGCTGATTGGATGGCTTATACGCTGTTCGGATTGTTGCCAGGTTCTAAGCTGGGCGGTGCTGTTCATTTTTTCATTGAAGATACCACTAAGATTTTCTTTCTTTTGGTGTTGATGATTTATTTCATTGCGTTGATTCGTGCTTCTCTTAACATCGAAAAAGTTCGTGATTATTTGGCAGGTAAAAACCGGTTTATCGGTTATTTCATGGGTTCGATATTTGGTGCGATTACGCCGTTTTGTTCGTGTTCTAGTATTCCGGTTTTTCTTGGATTTACGTCGGGTGGTATTCCTGTTGGGATCACAATGGCGTTTCTTTTAACGTCGCCGCTTATTAACGAGGTGGCGGTGTTGCTTTTGTTAAGTTTGGTGGGGTGGGAGATTACGCTAGCGTATGTCTTGGTCGGTTTAGTTATCGGGATTGCGGGTGGTATGTTCTTAGATCTTATTCATGCGGAAAGGTTGTTACAGCCTTTTGCACTTAAAGCTTATCAATCGGCTAACCCTGCTACGGTCTCTGAACGTGTGAATACACCAAAGTTAACCGCGAAAGAACGACATGAGTTTGCCAAGCACGAGCTATTGGATATTTTAAGCCGCGTTTGGAAGTGGGTTTTTATCGGTGTGGGTTTAGGTGCAGCGTTGCACGGATATGTGCCTGTAGAGTGGATCGAAACGAATTTAGGTAGTGGCCAGTGGTGGTCGGTTCCTATGGCGGTATTGCTAGGTATTCCGCTGTATTCCAACGCGACGGGTGTTATTCCTGTAATGGAAAGCTTGATCACTAAGGGACTGCCAATTGGCACGACGTTGGCATTTTGTATGAGTACGGTGGCCGCGAGTTTCCCTGAGTTTATTTTGTTAAAGCAGGTGATGACTTGGAAGTTACTGGCGATCATTTTAGCGCTATTACTGTTTTCGTTTACGGTGATGGGTTGGAGTTTGAATGCGGTTAGTTTTAGTTAG
- a CDS encoding thioredoxin family protein, whose amino-acid sequence MKQIKVLGSGCAKCVKTAAVIQAIAEEHGVPVNLVKETSAEVMMNYGVMSTPAVVVDEVVVHSGSIPDRKKVESWL is encoded by the coding sequence ATGAAGCAAATTAAAGTATTGGGTAGTGGTTGTGCAAAATGCGTTAAAACGGCGGCGGTGATTCAGGCGATAGCCGAGGAGCATGGTGTGCCAGTTAACCTCGTAAAGGAAACCAGCGCCGAGGTGATGATGAATTATGGAGTGATGAGTACACCAGCGGTGGTCGTTGATGAGGTGGTAGTGCATTCGGGGTCGATTCCGGATCGCAAAAAAGTAGAGAGTTGGTTGTAA
- a CDS encoding BatD family protein, whose amino-acid sequence MVKPSRNQRWYTLPVTLMALLLLAIPVRAAELLASVDRKEITKSDVVTLQVRYTGNAGFSSPEWSGLDKSFDIISQNRSMQFNMANGNSTSYTEWTLSLAPKSTGKLTIPAFIFDKSRSEPITVNVTDSPKATNASNEEFYFQVEVSGGTHYVQEQLLYIEKLFYTVNHEDPSLSEFAVTDAQVQALGEPKQYITVVDGQRIGVYERRYAIFPEVAGELVIPGQRFSGRISNRYDRFNRGRTATVVSKPIKLNVQPIPKDYPQAPWLPASNLKIEESFSKDEKSWKVGEPVTRSFKITADGISGSQIPPIPTPEVSQLRYYPDQTNQDTQMDETGLHATVAQSVALVPTTAGRIVLPELRIPWWNTRLNTVEYAVLPARTIQVAEAVSSIPTPVTAPQDLTVNSTEVETNTTNGIWPWICALLVISNIGTLALLWFLRARPNGGDISPRKQGKKENSVTVEGNWKEVRIACQSSSPKYMRDAILRWAPVHFNDPTLLTMDQLIQHYQDPKIKAALAELDAQLYSQQDNSAFNGNALLTLLKKEDPNSKKKNTKEGLAPLYP is encoded by the coding sequence ATGGTGAAGCCTAGCCGCAACCAGCGCTGGTACACACTGCCCGTAACGCTAATGGCACTATTGCTGTTAGCCATTCCAGTGCGTGCCGCCGAATTATTAGCCAGTGTTGATCGCAAAGAAATCACAAAATCCGACGTCGTTACACTACAAGTTCGCTATACCGGCAATGCTGGATTTTCTAGTCCAGAATGGTCGGGACTAGACAAAAGCTTCGACATTATTAGTCAAAATCGCTCCATGCAATTCAATATGGCGAATGGTAACAGCACCTCGTATACCGAATGGACGCTATCACTAGCGCCTAAATCAACGGGCAAACTCACAATTCCAGCATTTATATTTGATAAAAGCCGTAGCGAGCCAATTACCGTTAACGTCACCGATTCGCCCAAAGCCACAAATGCCAGCAATGAAGAGTTTTATTTTCAGGTAGAAGTCAGTGGCGGTACGCATTATGTGCAAGAGCAATTACTGTACATCGAGAAATTGTTTTACACCGTTAATCACGAAGACCCATCGTTATCGGAATTTGCCGTAACTGATGCGCAAGTCCAAGCACTCGGCGAACCCAAACAATATATCACCGTCGTGGATGGCCAACGCATCGGCGTATATGAACGTCGTTATGCCATATTTCCAGAAGTTGCAGGCGAATTAGTGATACCTGGACAACGCTTCAGTGGCCGCATCAGTAATCGTTACGACCGCTTTAATCGTGGCCGCACCGCCACCGTAGTAAGCAAACCGATTAAGCTAAACGTGCAGCCAATACCTAAAGATTACCCACAAGCACCTTGGTTACCTGCCAGCAATCTAAAAATTGAAGAGAGCTTTAGCAAAGACGAAAAAAGCTGGAAAGTTGGCGAGCCTGTTACGCGCTCATTTAAAATTACCGCCGACGGAATTTCGGGTAGCCAAATTCCACCGATACCAACACCCGAAGTATCGCAACTACGCTACTACCCAGACCAAACCAACCAAGATACACAAATGGATGAAACTGGCTTACACGCCACCGTTGCACAATCGGTTGCCTTAGTGCCGACCACCGCTGGAAGAATAGTCCTGCCAGAGCTGCGTATTCCATGGTGGAACACACGCCTAAATACGGTTGAATATGCTGTATTGCCCGCTCGCACCATTCAGGTCGCCGAGGCCGTTAGCAGTATTCCTACTCCGGTGACTGCGCCGCAAGACTTAACCGTGAACAGCACCGAGGTAGAAACAAATACCACTAACGGAATATGGCCGTGGATCTGTGCCCTGCTCGTGATCAGCAATATCGGCACACTAGCGCTACTATGGTTCCTTCGTGCTCGTCCAAATGGTGGCGACATAAGCCCGCGAAAACAGGGTAAAAAAGAAAATAGCGTAACCGTAGAAGGCAACTGGAAAGAAGTACGCATTGCCTGCCAAAGCAGCAGCCCAAAATACATGCGCGACGCCATATTACGCTGGGCACCCGTGCACTTTAATGACCCTACCCTGCTAACGATGGATCAGTTAATACAGCATTACCAAGACCCCAAAATAAAAGCGGCATTAGCAGAGCTGGATGCACAACTATACTCACAGCAGGACAACAGCGCATTTAATGGCAATGCCTTGCTCACTTTGCTAAAGAAGGAAGATCCAAACAGTAAAAAGAAAAATACTAAAGAGGGTTTAGCCCCGCTTTACCCCTAA
- a CDS encoding VWA domain-containing protein — MNPLDWLVPLSDFHFLRPMWLLLFIPAVIAFVMLLKQRLGEGDWQQVVDPALRAYVLDRAPKQSTKSGHWWILIAWLVATLALSGPTWQRIPVPVMKNQDALVILMDMSLSMGSQDIKPSRAIRSVQKVTDIIRERKDGLTAVIAYSGDAHTVTPFTDDGETIEHLLPSLTPEIMPKLGSRPDKAIKLAQELMTNANIRKAQFLLLTDGIQPNDVTRIKDLLGENTPLAVIAIGTAEGAPVSLGDQGFLRDNDGNIVLPRLDTAPLNELRAQANVPWLPLAFDDRDWKTLLKSEVTANNEEADSSRNTQYDQWHDAGFWLVFLLLPIALITFRRGVVFTIVLIPALWSQPSDAFEWQDLWKTPDQQGQDLIATDPNSAAEKFDDPSWKGSALYKSGDYQGAVDQFSQDSSARGKYNEANALAQTGNLEKALEAYEEAIQRAGNDAELLKNAEANRQLVEKIKEQQEKQQQNQQSSDDNQSSDDKNNSDQKNNQQQNDQQKNSDENQSADQSQSSDSQQSDSKNQQNDSQSQDQQNSSSSQQEDDDYAEQQAQKNKEQKDQEQKDSKNAQSQADQEQQEKESEDEKNAAQAGEKSDEEQDKEDAQSMAQQQQEQDQNGENPGDTLGQLDPNASQQDGMTREEKAARQNWLNRVPDNPGVLLQRKFLYQYRQQADDDKEEVLW; from the coding sequence ATGAACCCTCTTGATTGGTTAGTACCGTTATCTGATTTTCATTTTTTACGGCCAATGTGGTTGCTGCTATTTATACCAGCCGTCATTGCCTTCGTAATGCTGCTCAAACAACGTTTAGGTGAAGGTGATTGGCAACAAGTTGTTGATCCCGCATTGCGCGCCTACGTGCTCGATCGTGCGCCCAAGCAATCCACAAAAAGTGGCCATTGGTGGATTTTAATCGCGTGGCTCGTCGCTACCCTCGCGTTATCCGGTCCCACATGGCAACGCATTCCTGTGCCGGTAATGAAAAACCAAGATGCCTTAGTCATTCTAATGGATATGTCGCTGTCGATGGGATCTCAAGATATTAAGCCCTCGCGCGCTATTCGCTCGGTGCAAAAAGTGACGGATATTATTCGCGAACGAAAAGACGGTTTAACCGCCGTCATCGCCTACTCGGGTGATGCTCATACCGTAACCCCATTTACTGATGATGGCGAAACCATAGAGCATCTATTGCCATCACTAACACCCGAAATCATGCCTAAACTGGGGAGTCGTCCGGATAAAGCGATAAAATTAGCGCAAGAATTAATGACGAATGCCAATATTCGCAAAGCGCAATTCCTATTGCTTACCGACGGCATACAGCCGAATGATGTAACTCGCATAAAAGATTTGCTCGGCGAGAATACGCCACTAGCCGTCATTGCCATTGGTACTGCCGAAGGTGCGCCAGTATCGCTAGGCGACCAAGGTTTCTTACGCGATAACGACGGCAATATCGTGTTACCTCGTTTAGATACCGCACCGCTCAATGAACTGCGCGCACAAGCCAATGTGCCTTGGCTACCACTGGCCTTCGATGATCGTGATTGGAAAACCTTATTAAAGTCGGAAGTGACCGCCAATAATGAAGAAGCAGATTCCAGCCGTAATACCCAATACGACCAGTGGCACGATGCGGGTTTTTGGCTGGTATTCTTGTTATTACCGATCGCGCTAATCACTTTCCGTCGTGGCGTTGTATTTACCATCGTATTGATTCCAGCACTTTGGAGCCAACCAAGTGATGCCTTTGAATGGCAAGACCTATGGAAAACACCCGATCAACAAGGACAAGACCTAATTGCAACCGATCCCAATAGCGCCGCAGAAAAATTTGATGATCCAAGTTGGAAAGGCAGTGCTTTATACAAAAGTGGAGATTACCAAGGAGCAGTCGATCAATTTAGTCAAGACTCTTCGGCTCGAGGGAAGTACAACGAAGCAAATGCTCTGGCACAAACTGGGAATTTAGAAAAAGCCTTAGAAGCTTACGAGGAGGCCATTCAACGGGCAGGTAACGATGCTGAATTACTTAAAAATGCCGAAGCTAACCGTCAACTCGTTGAAAAAATAAAAGAGCAGCAAGAAAAGCAACAGCAAAACCAACAGTCATCAGACGACAATCAATCCTCTGACGATAAAAACAACTCTGATCAAAAAAATAATCAGCAACAAAACGATCAACAAAAGAATAGCGATGAAAACCAGTCGGCAGATCAGAGCCAATCTTCTGACTCGCAACAAAGCGACTCGAAAAATCAGCAAAATGATAGCCAATCGCAAGATCAACAGAACTCATCATCCAGCCAACAAGAAGATGACGACTACGCTGAGCAACAGGCGCAAAAAAATAAAGAACAGAAAGACCAAGAACAAAAAGATTCAAAAAATGCTCAGTCGCAAGCCGATCAAGAGCAACAAGAGAAAGAATCAGAAGATGAAAAGAATGCTGCTCAAGCGGGTGAAAAATCCGACGAAGAGCAAGATAAAGAAGACGCTCAGTCTATGGCTCAGCAACAACAGGAACAAGACCAAAACGGCGAAAACCCAGGCGATACACTGGGCCAACTCGATCCTAACGCAAGCCAGCAAGATGGCATGACGCGTGAAGAAAAAGCCGCGAGGCAGAACTGGTTAAATCGAGTGCCGGATAATCCGGGCGTACTATTACAACGCAAATTTTTATATCAGTATCGCCAACAAGCTGATGACGACAAAGAGGAAGTCTTATGGTGA